In the genome of Vanacampus margaritifer isolate UIUO_Vmar chromosome 1, RoL_Vmar_1.0, whole genome shotgun sequence, one region contains:
- the galnt6 gene encoding polypeptide N-acetylgalactosaminyltransferase 6, whose product MRLLPRRRMSPLKLAVFGGAIFMAALVFLQKVPDTSFSAEPGLWEQVVNKDKMMILVREAAKNLGFQMPNPDLYENIPCPLGVYSRAELTPHLERPPQDPKAPGANGDGFKRNNLSPEETKEKEDGMTKHCFNQFASDRISLGRSLGDDTRPPECLAQKFFRCPPLPDTSVIIVFHNEAWSTLLRTVYSVLYTSPAILLKEIILVDDASTEEYLQGQLEEFVRELKIVRVMRQQERKGLVAARLLGTSVAQGQVLTFLDAHCECFHGWLEPLMSRIAEEPSAVVSPRITSIDFNTFSFKKPAAVQHYSNHGSFDWALTFIWENIPANILALRNNETHPIKTPTFAGGLFSISKSYFEHIGTYDDQMEIWGGENLEMSFRVWQCGGQLEILPCSVVGHVFRTKSPHTFPKGTDVIVRNQVRLAEVWLDDYKALFYHRNNKAGIMASEHKYGNVSDRVKLRENLHCKNFSWYLNTMYPELYVPDILPLQYGAIRNAGSKTCLDVGDRNAVGKPLIMYTCHNQGGNQYFEYTSNKELRHNINKQLCLQTAPDPEPVKLQPCALKQRDSNPSPHQQWVLAKENLVKNPISGKCLQLTDNVIVMAKCNAWNDYQRWSFT is encoded by the exons ATGCGTCTGTTACCCCGACGCCGCATGTCCCCCCTCAAGCTGGCTGTCTTTGGGGGGGCTATCTTCATGGCGGCCTTGGTGTTCCTCCAGAAGGTCCCGGACACCTCGTTCAGCGCCGAACCCGGGCTCTGGGAGCAGGTGGTGAACAAGGACAAGATGATGATTCTGGTCCGAGAGGCTGCCAAAAACTTGGGCTTCCAGATGCCTAATCCGGACCTATATGAGAACATCCCTTGTCCCCTCGGTGTCTACAGCAGGGCTGAGCTCACACCTCACCTCGAGAGACCGCCTCAGGACCCCAAAGCGCCCGGTGCGAATGGGGATGGCTTTAAACGAAACAATCTGTCTCCCGAGGAGACCAAAGAGAAGGAGGACGGCATGACCAAGCATTGCTTCAATCAGTTTGCCAGTGACCGCATCTCACTCGGGCGGAGCCTCGGCGACGACACTCGACCCCCAGA GTGCTTGGCCCAGAAGTTCTTCCGCTGTCCTCCGCTGCCCGACACCAGTGTGATCATCGTGTTCCACAACGAGGCCTGGTCCACGCTGCTCCGAACGGTGTACAGCGTCTTGTACACATCTCCTGCTATCTTGCTCAAAGAAATCATCCTGGTGGATGATGCCAGTACTGAAG AGTACCTGCAGGGCCAACTGGAGGAGTTTGTCCGCGAGCTGAAGATTGTCCGTGTGATGAGGCAGCAGGAGAGGAAGGGACTGGTCGCAGCCCGGCTGCTGGGCACCAGCGTCGCACAAGGCCAAGTGCTCACCTTCCTTGACGCGCACT gtgAGTGTTTCCACGGTTGGCTGGAGCCACTCATGAGCCGGATTGCGGAAGAACCCAGCGCGGTGGTCAGTCCGCGCATCACCTCCATCGACTTCAACACGTTCAGCTTCAAGAAGCCTGCGGCCGTCCAGCATTACAGCAACCACGGCTCCTTCGACTGGGCCTTGACGTTCATTTGGGAAAACATCCCGGCCAACATCTTGGCCTTGCGCAACAACGAAACCCATCCTATCAA aaCACCCACGTTTGCCGGAGGTCTCTTTTCCATATCAAAGAGCTACTTTGAACACATCGGAACATATGATGACCAGATGGAGATTTGGGGTGGCGAGAATTTGGAGATGTCTTTCCGG GTGTGGCAGTGCGGCGGTCAGCTGGAGATCCTTCCTTGTTCTGTGGTGGGCCACGTCTTCCGTACCAAGAGTCCGCACACTTTCCCCAAAGGCACCGACGTCATCGTTCGCAACCAAGTGCGGCTGGCCGAGGTCTGGTTGGACGACTACAAAGCGCTCTTCTACCATCGCAACAATAAGGCCGGCATCATGGCCAGTGAG CACAAATACGGGAACGTCTCCGATCGTGTGAAACTCAGAGAGAACTTACACTGCAAGAACTTCTCCTGGTACCTAAACACGATGTACCCAGAGTTGTACGTTCCTGACATACTGCCATTACAATACGGAGCA ATAAGGAATGCCGGATCTAAAACGTGCCTGGACGTCGGAGATAGGAACGCAGTTGGGAAACCTCTTATCATGTATACTTGTCACAACCAGGGAGGCAACCAG TATTTTGAGTATACGTCCAACAAGGAGCTGCGTCATAATATCAACAAGCAGTTATGTCTTCAGACGGCGCCTGATCCAGAGCCGGTGAAGTTGCAGCCGTGTGCGCTGAAACAAAGAGACTCGAACCCGTCACCACACCAGCAGTGGGTCTTGGCGAAG GAGAACCTGGTGAAGAATCCCATCAGTGGGAAATGTTTGCAGCTGACGGACAACGTCATTGTGATGGCGAAGTGCAATGCTTGGAACGACTACCAGCGCTGGAGCTTCACCTGA